A section of the Flavobacterium sp. CG_23.5 genome encodes:
- a CDS encoding TerC family protein — protein MEVFLNADAWIALLTLTFLEIVLGIDNIIFISIATGKLPIEKRKSATKIGMFLAMFMRIGLLFGISLLIQMKEPWFNINLSWFSAGITGQSLILLGGGLFLIYKSTNEIREKVDEKGHEEKELGKAATKSFQNVLLQIIMIDLVFSFDSILTAVGMTNGVEGALYIMITAVVISVLIMMQFAVPVGNFVNKHPSIQILGLSFLILIGFMLLTESAHLSNALIFGNHVTPVPKGYLYFAITFSLLVEILNMKMTKKKK, from the coding sequence ATGGAAGTATTTTTAAATGCCGATGCGTGGATTGCCCTATTAACATTAACCTTTCTGGAAATTGTATTAGGAATTGACAACATTATTTTCATTTCGATTGCCACTGGAAAATTGCCAATTGAGAAACGAAAAAGTGCTACCAAAATTGGAATGTTTTTAGCTATGTTTATGAGAATCGGACTTTTGTTTGGTATTAGTTTGTTAATTCAAATGAAAGAACCTTGGTTCAACATTAACCTAAGTTGGTTTTCAGCAGGAATTACAGGTCAAAGCCTCATTTTACTTGGTGGTGGATTATTCTTAATTTACAAGAGTACGAATGAAATTAGGGAAAAAGTGGACGAAAAAGGGCATGAAGAAAAAGAATTAGGTAAGGCTGCAACAAAATCGTTTCAAAATGTACTTTTACAAATCATTATGATTGATTTAGTTTTCTCGTTCGACAGTATTCTTACCGCAGTTGGTATGACAAACGGAGTTGAAGGCGCTCTTTATATCATGATCACTGCAGTGGTTATTTCTGTTTTAATAATGATGCAATTTGCGGTACCAGTCGGAAATTTTGTAAACAAACATCCTTCCATACAAATTCTTGGTTTATCATTTCTAATATTGATTGGGTTTATGTTACTTACGGAAAGTGCCCATTTATCGAATGCTTTAATATTTGGAAACCACGTAACACCGGTACCAAAAGGATATCTATATTTTGCTATCACATTCTCTTTACTTGTAGAAATATTGAATATGAAAATGACAAAAAAGAAAAAATAA
- a CDS encoding pentapeptide repeat-containing protein: MEDLIHIQKTFDKVIWINKRINNREFEDCVFKNCDFSNSNFSNNTFMDCEFIDCNLAMTDLTGTSLKTVSFKNCKLLGIHFNMCTDFLFTVNFEDCVLDYSSFANKKMPKTKFNSCSMKEVTFGGANLTNSVFENCNLDNAVFNDTQLAGVDFTSAYNYKIDPEFNPMKKAKFSAQGLLGLLDKYDIKII; encoded by the coding sequence ATGGAAGATTTAATTCACATTCAAAAAACATTTGACAAAGTCATTTGGATTAATAAGAGAATTAACAATCGAGAATTTGAAGATTGTGTTTTCAAGAATTGCGATTTCTCAAACAGTAATTTTTCAAACAATACTTTTATGGATTGCGAGTTCATCGATTGCAATTTAGCAATGACTGATTTGACGGGAACGAGCCTAAAAACGGTTAGTTTTAAAAACTGCAAATTACTCGGAATCCATTTCAATATGTGTACTGACTTCTTATTTACAGTGAATTTTGAGGATTGCGTTTTAGATTATTCGTCTTTTGCCAATAAAAAAATGCCCAAAACAAAGTTCAATTCCTGTTCGATGAAAGAAGTTACTTTTGGCGGTGCCAATCTTACGAATTCGGTTTTTGAAAATTGTAATTTAGATAACGCTGTCTTCAATGATACGCAATTGGCAGGAGTTGATTTTACCTCAGCTTACAATTATAAAATTGATCCGGAATTTAATCCTATGAAAAAAGCCAAGTTTTCCGCACAAGGACTTCTAGGACTTTTAGACAAATATGATATTAAAATCATCTAA
- a CDS encoding DNA gyrase/topoisomerase IV subunit A: protein MKDEEEDNIIPNEDESQDESNESNESNDEGFDDIVSSGGQHFYDNQEDGNDTITKVTGMYKDWFLDYASYVILERAVPAIEDGFKPVQRRIMHSLKELDDGRYNKVANVVGHTMQYHPHGDQSIGDAMVQIGQKELLIDCQGNWGNILTGDGAAASRYIEARLSKFALEVLYSPKITDWGVSYDGRRAEPNNLPVKFPLLLASGAEGIAVGLSTKVLPHNFNELIDSSIKILKGKPFTIYPDFMTQGIADVSNYNDGLRGGRVRVRAKIAQLDKNTLVITQIPFSTNTTTLIDSILKANDKGKIKIKKIEDNTAADVEILIHLFPGVSPDKTIDALFAFTACETSVAPLGCVIEDNKPLFIGVSEMLKISTHRTVQLLKSELEIQLSELEEQWHFLSLERIFIENKIYRDIEEMTTRETVIKAVDDGLKPHIKHLKRAVTEDDILRLLDIRIMRISKFDSNKAQDKIESLEGDIEQVKHDLEHLTDFAIAYFAKLKEKYGKGRERQTELRIFDDIEATKVVLRNTKLYVNKEEGFVGTSLKKDEYVTDCSDIDDVIVFLRDGKMMITKVDAKTFVGKDIIHIAIFDKSDKRTIYNMIYRDGKSGPSYIKRFNVSGVTRDKAYDLTNETAGSQVLYFSCNPNGEAEVITILLRQIGTVKKLKFDIDFASLAIKGRASKGNLVTKYPIKKIELKEKGISTLLPRKVWFDDTVQRLNVDGRGELLGEFRPNDKILVVSQTGKLKVITPELATHFDEDMVVLEKWIPKKPISAIYYDGEKERYYVKRFLVETENKEESFITEHPNSQLEIVSTDYRPVAELIFPKVKGVQKENMTIDIESYINIKGFKALGNQLTTDKLKQVNLLESLPYEIPQEIVPENIEVEGETNGDDSAVQLEDDGQITLTLE from the coding sequence ATGAAAGACGAAGAAGAAGATAACATAATTCCAAACGAAGACGAATCGCAAGACGAGTCAAATGAATCAAACGAATCAAATGACGAAGGTTTTGACGATATCGTGTCTTCTGGAGGACAGCATTTTTACGACAATCAAGAAGACGGAAACGATACCATTACCAAAGTTACGGGAATGTACAAAGACTGGTTTCTAGATTATGCTTCCTATGTAATTCTGGAGCGTGCCGTTCCTGCAATTGAGGATGGATTTAAACCGGTACAACGCCGAATCATGCACTCGTTGAAAGAGCTGGATGACGGTCGCTACAATAAAGTGGCCAATGTTGTTGGGCACACTATGCAATATCATCCTCACGGAGATCAGAGTATTGGTGATGCGATGGTACAAATTGGTCAGAAAGAATTACTAATTGACTGTCAGGGAAACTGGGGGAATATTTTAACTGGTGATGGCGCAGCAGCTTCCCGTTATATCGAAGCACGTTTGTCCAAATTTGCTTTGGAGGTTTTGTATTCTCCAAAAATTACGGATTGGGGTGTTTCTTATGATGGGCGACGAGCGGAGCCGAACAATCTTCCGGTGAAGTTTCCTTTATTGCTTGCCTCCGGTGCTGAAGGTATTGCTGTTGGTCTTTCGACGAAAGTCTTGCCTCATAATTTTAACGAATTAATAGATTCATCGATAAAAATATTAAAGGGAAAACCTTTTACGATTTATCCCGATTTTATGACACAAGGTATTGCAGATGTGTCGAATTATAATGACGGTTTGCGCGGCGGTCGTGTTCGAGTTCGTGCTAAAATTGCGCAACTTGATAAAAATACTTTGGTGATTACCCAGATTCCGTTCTCTACCAATACGACGACTTTGATTGACAGTATTTTGAAAGCCAATGACAAAGGTAAAATCAAAATCAAAAAAATAGAGGATAATACCGCGGCTGATGTCGAGATTTTAATCCATCTTTTTCCTGGTGTTTCTCCTGATAAAACCATTGATGCATTATTTGCTTTTACGGCTTGCGAAACTTCGGTGGCGCCATTGGGTTGCGTAATTGAAGATAACAAACCATTGTTTATCGGGGTTTCTGAAATGTTGAAAATTTCAACGCACAGAACCGTTCAATTGCTTAAAAGTGAACTCGAAATTCAGTTGAGTGAATTGGAGGAACAATGGCATTTTCTTTCTTTGGAACGTATTTTTATCGAAAATAAAATCTATCGTGACATTGAAGAAATGACAACTCGTGAAACGGTAATAAAAGCGGTTGATGATGGCTTGAAACCACACATCAAACATTTAAAACGAGCGGTTACCGAAGACGATATTCTGCGTTTATTGGATATCCGAATCATGCGTATTTCTAAATTTGACAGCAATAAAGCGCAGGATAAAATTGAATCGCTGGAAGGTGATATTGAACAGGTAAAACACGATTTAGAACATCTGACTGATTTTGCGATAGCCTATTTTGCGAAGTTAAAAGAGAAGTACGGAAAAGGTCGTGAGCGCCAAACAGAGCTCCGTATTTTTGATGATATTGAAGCGACAAAAGTAGTGTTGCGAAATACTAAATTATATGTGAATAAGGAAGAAGGTTTCGTAGGAACGAGTTTGAAAAAAGACGAGTATGTTACCGATTGTTCTGATATTGATGATGTAATTGTTTTTCTTCGTGATGGAAAAATGATGATTACTAAAGTGGATGCTAAAACCTTTGTGGGGAAAGACATTATTCACATTGCTATTTTTGACAAAAGCGACAAGCGTACTATTTATAACATGATTTACCGTGATGGAAAATCGGGACCATCGTACATAAAACGTTTCAATGTTTCGGGTGTTACACGTGACAAAGCGTATGATTTGACAAATGAAACTGCAGGTTCTCAAGTGTTGTATTTTTCTTGTAATCCAAATGGAGAAGCAGAAGTGATAACCATTCTATTACGCCAAATTGGAACTGTCAAAAAACTGAAATTCGATATCGATTTTGCCAGTTTAGCCATTAAAGGTCGGGCTTCCAAAGGAAATTTGGTAACCAAATATCCCATCAAAAAAATCGAGTTGAAAGAGAAAGGAATCTCTACTTTATTGCCTAGAAAAGTTTGGTTTGATGATACGGTTCAACGATTAAACGTAGATGGAAGGGGAGAGTTGCTTGGCGAATTTAGACCAAATGATAAAATATTGGTTGTTTCACAAACTGGTAAACTCAAAGTGATTACGCCTGAATTAGCGACGCATTTTGATGAAGATATGGTCGTTTTGGAAAAATGGATTCCCAAAAAACCAATATCTGCCATTTATTATGATGGTGAAAAAGAAAGATACTACGTTAAACGTTTCTTGGTAGAAACCGAAAATAAAGAAGAAAGTTTTATCACGGAACATCCTAACTCACAGTTGGAAATCGTGTCAACGGATTATCGTCCAGTTGCCGAATTGATTTTTCCTAAAGTGAAAGGAGTTCAAAAAGAGAATATGACTATAGATATCGAATCCTATATTAACATAAAAGGATTTAAGGCGCTTGGTAATCAATTGACAACCGATAAATTGAAACAGGTTAATCTTCTGGAATCTTTGCCGTACGAAATTCCGCAAGAGATTGTTCCGGAAAACATCGAGGTTGAAGGTGAAACAAATGGGGACGATTCTGCTGTTCAACTGGAAGATGATGGACAAATAACTTTGACTTTAGAATAA
- a CDS encoding DNA topoisomerase IV subunit B, translated as MSDQNQYTEDNIRSLDWKEHIRMRPGMYIGKLGDGSSPDDGIYILLKEVLDNCIDEFVMGAGKTIEVTIKDKTVTVRDYGRGIPLGKVIDVVSKMNTGGKYDSLAFKKSVGLNGVGTKAVNALSNYFRVESVRDEKQKAAEFSAGNLVLEEAIIETTKRKGTKVTFIPDEAIFKNYKFRFEYIIKMLKNYCYLNNGLTILFNGEKYFSENGLKDLLEETIHADDLEYPIIHLKGEDIEIALTHSKSQYSEEYHSFVNGQNTTQGGTHLAAYREAIVKTIREFYNKNFEASDVRKSIVTAVSIKVMEPVFESQTKTKLGSTDMGSEPGMPSVRTFVNDFVKTKLDNYLHKNPPTADALLRKILQAERERKELSGIRKLATDRAKKANLHNKKLRDCRAHLPDTKHPKNLESTLFITEGDSASGSITKSRDVNTQAVFSLRGKPLNSYGMSKKIVYENEEFNLLQAALDIEDGLEKLRYNNIVIATDADVDGMHIRLLLITFFLQFFPELIKEGHLYILQTPLFRVRNKKETIYCYSDDERKAAIEKLKPKPEITRFKGLGEISPDEFKNFIGETIRLDPIMMDKNTSIEQLLSFYMGKNTPDRQEFIIKNLKVDLDVIEKN; from the coding sequence ATGTCCGATCAAAATCAATATACCGAAGATAATATTCGGTCACTCGACTGGAAAGAACATATTCGCATGCGTCCTGGAATGTACATCGGGAAATTGGGAGATGGTTCCTCGCCAGATGATGGTATTTATATCCTTTTAAAAGAAGTTCTCGACAACTGTATCGATGAATTTGTCATGGGTGCGGGAAAAACTATTGAGGTAACTATTAAGGATAAGACCGTTACCGTTAGAGATTACGGTCGTGGAATTCCGTTGGGAAAAGTGATTGATGTGGTTTCCAAGATGAATACTGGAGGGAAATACGATTCTTTGGCATTTAAAAAATCCGTTGGTTTGAATGGAGTAGGGACAAAAGCAGTAAATGCTTTGTCTAATTATTTCCGTGTAGAATCCGTTCGGGATGAGAAACAAAAAGCAGCGGAATTTTCCGCAGGGAATTTAGTTCTAGAAGAAGCTATTATTGAAACCACGAAGCGTAAAGGAACTAAAGTTACTTTTATTCCAGATGAAGCGATTTTCAAAAATTACAAATTCCGTTTCGAGTATATAATCAAAATGCTTAAAAACTATTGTTATCTAAACAATGGTTTAACTATTTTATTCAATGGCGAAAAATATTTTTCTGAAAATGGTCTGAAAGACTTATTGGAAGAAACCATCCATGCGGATGATTTGGAATACCCAATCATTCACTTGAAAGGAGAAGATATAGAAATCGCCCTAACACATAGTAAATCGCAGTACAGCGAAGAATACCATTCCTTTGTAAACGGACAAAACACAACGCAAGGAGGGACACATCTTGCCGCCTATCGTGAAGCAATTGTAAAAACCATCCGGGAGTTTTATAATAAAAATTTTGAAGCGTCAGATGTTCGAAAATCTATTGTTACGGCGGTAAGTATTAAAGTAATGGAGCCGGTTTTTGAGTCACAAACCAAAACCAAATTAGGTTCTACGGATATGGGCTCTGAGCCAGGAATGCCCTCGGTGCGTACATTTGTAAATGATTTTGTGAAAACAAAATTAGACAATTACTTACACAAGAATCCTCCAACAGCAGACGCGCTCTTGCGAAAAATTCTTCAAGCCGAAAGAGAGCGTAAAGAACTGTCTGGTATTCGAAAATTAGCTACAGATCGTGCCAAAAAAGCGAATTTACACAACAAGAAATTAAGAGATTGCCGCGCCCATCTTCCGGATACAAAACATCCTAAAAATCTGGAAAGTACCCTTTTTATCACGGAGGGAGATTCGGCATCTGGATCCATTACAAAATCACGTGATGTCAATACACAAGCTGTTTTTAGCTTGCGTGGAAAGCCTTTGAATTCGTACGGAATGAGCAAGAAAATTGTGTATGAAAATGAAGAATTCAATTTATTGCAAGCAGCGCTAGATATTGAAGATGGATTAGAGAAATTACGGTACAACAACATTGTAATCGCTACAGATGCCGATGTCGATGGAATGCACATTCGCTTGTTGCTGATTACGTTCTTTCTACAATTTTTCCCAGAATTGATAAAAGAAGGTCATTTGTATATTTTGCAAACGCCACTTTTTAGAGTTCGAAACAAAAAAGAAACAATATACTGCTATTCTGATGACGAACGAAAAGCTGCCATCGAAAAATTAAAACCAAAACCGGAAATCACTCGATTTAAAGGATTGGGGGAAATTTCCCCAGATGAGTTCAAAAATTTCATTGGAGAAACCATTCGTTTAGATCCTATTATGATGGATAAAAATACCTCGATTGAGCAATTATTGTCTTTTTATATGGGCAAAAATACGCCGGATCGTCAGGAATTTATCATCAAGAATCTGAAGGTAGATTTGGATGTGATCGAAAAGAATTAA
- a CDS encoding DUF1572 family protein gives MEINSQYLESVKKQFLYYKTLGEKAMEQLEPQQLFTATNEDTNSIATMVKHLSGNMLSRWTDFLATDGEKEWRNRDAEFENDLKTKEEVLALWNKGWECLFTALNGLQPEQLSEIIYIRNEGHAVAEAINRQLAHYPYHVGQIVFYAKQLKNGAWESLSIPKNKSNSYNADKFSQEKSIKNFTDEELKRLK, from the coding sequence ATGGAAATAAACAGTCAATATCTTGAAAGTGTAAAAAAGCAATTTCTCTATTACAAAACCTTGGGAGAAAAAGCAATGGAGCAACTGGAACCGCAACAGCTTTTTACTGCTACAAATGAAGATACAAACAGTATTGCCACGATGGTAAAACACCTTTCGGGGAATATGCTTTCTCGCTGGACTGATTTTTTGGCTACTGATGGTGAAAAAGAATGGCGTAATCGAGATGCCGAATTCGAAAATGATTTAAAAACCAAAGAGGAAGTTTTAGCACTTTGGAATAAAGGCTGGGAATGTTTGTTTACTGCGTTAAACGGATTACAACCAGAGCAACTTTCGGAAATTATTTATATTAGGAACGAAGGTCATGCCGTTGCAGAAGCTATCAACAGACAATTGGCACATTATCCATATCATGTCGGGCAAATTGTTTTTTATGCCAAACAATTAAAAAATGGCGCTTGGGAAAGTTTATCGATTCCAAAAAACAAATCCAACAGTTATAATGCTGATAAATTTTCTCAAGAAAAAAGTATCAAGAATTTTACTGACGAAGAATTAAAACGATTGAAATAA
- a CDS encoding YhcG family protein, whose translation MSENLQNNTLFTQVVDLLQLSKQQVIRTINQTMVYTYYEIGRMIVEEEQNGKDRAEYGKQLLKGLSKQLNNEFGKGFSVVNLENMRKFYLAYSISETLSRILQIQKSQSLTGELNTKISQSLTGVSENQKVQSLISFFKLTWTHYVFLMRIDHEQERRFYEIESEKYNWSVRELQRQYDSALYTRLALSRDKEGILKLSEKGQIFEKPKDIIKDPYILEFLGLPELHQYSESELEEEIINKLEHFLLELGHGFTFVSRQKRITFDDKHFRIDLVFYNRILKCFVLIDLKIGELKHQDLGQMQMYVNYYDREMRLEDENKTIGIVLCQNKSDLVVEYTLPENNEQIFASKYKTVLPSKEDLLKLIEQI comes from the coding sequence ATGTCAGAAAATCTTCAAAATAATACATTATTCACTCAAGTTGTTGATTTGCTTCAACTATCAAAACAGCAAGTAATAAGAACAATAAACCAAACCATGGTTTATACTTATTATGAGATTGGGCGCATGATTGTAGAAGAAGAACAAAACGGAAAAGATAGGGCTGAATATGGTAAGCAACTGTTAAAGGGACTTTCAAAGCAGCTTAATAATGAGTTTGGAAAGGGGTTTTCTGTAGTTAATTTAGAGAATATGAGGAAGTTTTATTTGGCTTACTCAATTTCCGAGACACTGTCTCGGATTTTACAAATTCAAAAATCCCAGTCACTGACTGGGGAATTGAATACTAAGATATCTCAGTCACTGACTGGGGTTTCTGAAAATCAAAAAGTGCAGTCGCTGATTTCGTTTTTCAAACTAACTTGGACACATTATGTTTTCTTAATGCGAATTGACCATGAGCAAGAAAGACGTTTTTACGAAATAGAATCCGAAAAATACAACTGGAGCGTTCGAGAATTACAACGTCAATACGATTCTGCTTTATATACCAGATTGGCTCTAAGTAGAGATAAAGAAGGGATTTTAAAACTTTCTGAAAAAGGTCAGATTTTTGAGAAACCTAAAGATATAATCAAAGATCCGTATATTCTTGAATTTCTTGGACTGCCAGAATTGCATCAATATTCTGAATCAGAATTAGAAGAAGAAATCATTAATAAGCTCGAACATTTTCTGCTAGAATTAGGTCATGGTTTTACCTTTGTTTCGAGACAAAAAAGAATCACTTTTGATGATAAACATTTTAGAATTGACTTGGTTTTTTACAACCGAATATTAAAATGTTTTGTTTTAATTGACTTGAAAATTGGAGAGTTAAAACATCAGGATTTGGGTCAAATGCAAATGTATGTGAATTATTACGACCGAGAAATGCGTTTAGAAGATGAAAATAAAACGATTGGAATAGTACTTTGCCAAAACAAAAGCGATTTGGTGGTGGAATACACTTTACCTGAAAATAACGAACAAATATTTGCCAGTAAATACAAAACGGTATTGCCGAGTAAAGAAGATTTATTGAAACTAATTGAGCAGATATAA
- a CDS encoding NADPH-dependent FMN reductase → MKIIAFGASPSKNSINKKLATYAAHFFENGEVEVLDLNDFQMPIYSVDIEEEIGHHALAQAFLDKIATADIVVVSMAENNGNYSVAFKNIFDWCTRINAKVFQEKPMLLMATSPGAKGGASVLGIAKNAFPFYGGNIKETFSLPSFDVNFDSANGKISNAELDNQLKKLVDNF, encoded by the coding sequence ATGAAAATAATCGCCTTTGGCGCAAGCCCTAGTAAGAATTCTATCAATAAGAAATTAGCGACCTACGCGGCTCATTTCTTTGAAAATGGGGAAGTTGAAGTTTTGGATTTAAATGATTTCCAAATGCCAATTTATAGCGTGGATATCGAAGAAGAAATAGGACACCATGCATTGGCGCAAGCGTTTTTAGATAAAATTGCTACTGCTGATATTGTAGTGGTTTCCATGGCAGAGAATAACGGAAATTATTCCGTGGCATTCAAAAATATTTTCGATTGGTGTACTAGAATAAATGCAAAAGTTTTTCAGGAAAAACCCATGCTGCTGATGGCAACATCTCCCGGAGCAAAAGGAGGAGCAAGCGTATTGGGAATCGCTAAAAATGCGTTTCCATTTTATGGTGGAAATATAAAAGAAACATTTTCTTTACCTAGTTTCGATGTAAACTTTGATAGTGCAAACGGTAAGATTTCCAACGCTGAATTGGATAATCAGTTGAAAAAGCTCGTTGACAATTTTTAA
- the murQ gene encoding N-acetylmuramic acid 6-phosphate etherase, whose translation MTFTKTTEQSSKYEHLEKMSVTELLSNINQEDKTVPFAVEKALPQIEVLVTEIVAKMKLGGRLFYIGAGTSGRIGILDASECPPTFGVPFDLVNGIIAGGDEAIRRAVENAEDNATQAWIDLQEHNINENDVVIGIAASGTTPYVIGGLQTCNENNITTGSISCNAGSPLSSTAKFPIDVVVGPEFVTGSSRMKAGTAQKLVLNMISTATMIQLGKVKGNKMVDMQLSNSKLVDRGVKMIMGEIPVSYEEASELLKKHGSVRKAVDYYSAQ comes from the coding sequence ATGACATTTACTAAAACTACCGAACAATCCTCAAAATACGAACATTTAGAAAAAATGTCGGTTACAGAATTGCTATCTAACATCAATCAGGAAGACAAAACTGTGCCTTTTGCAGTAGAAAAAGCGTTGCCCCAAATAGAAGTTTTAGTCACTGAAATTGTTGCTAAAATGAAACTCGGCGGAAGATTATTCTATATTGGCGCCGGAACTTCAGGCCGTATCGGAATCCTTGATGCTTCGGAATGTCCGCCAACCTTTGGCGTTCCTTTTGACTTGGTAAACGGAATTATAGCCGGTGGTGATGAAGCCATTCGCAGAGCTGTAGAAAATGCAGAGGACAACGCCACCCAAGCTTGGATCGATTTACAAGAACACAATATAAATGAGAATGATGTAGTGATTGGAATTGCCGCATCAGGAACTACACCTTATGTTATCGGAGGATTACAAACTTGTAACGAAAATAATATAACTACAGGAAGTATTTCTTGTAATGCAGGAAGTCCACTTTCATCGACAGCAAAATTTCCTATCGATGTGGTTGTAGGACCTGAATTTGTAACCGGAAGTTCCCGTATGAAAGCGGGAACAGCACAGAAATTAGTGTTGAATATGATTTCGACAGCCACCATGATTCAACTGGGGAAAGTGAAAGGTAACAAAATGGTCGATATGCAATTGAGCAACAGCAAACTAGTTGATCGTGGGGTAAAAATGATTATGGGAGAAATTCCAGTTTCATATGAAGAAGCCAGCGAATTATTAAAAAAACATGGAAGCGTCAGGAAAGCGGTTGATTATTACAGTGCTCAGTAA
- a CDS encoding DNA topoisomerase IV has product MKKIILLLPLLLLMSCYNVERNCAAFKTGKFKFEYKVNGVKKTTVFERNGSIEIETFEGKTDTASIRWVNDCEYILRKLHPKNKAEEKAIDMKILTTSKNSYTFEFGMVGVDTKQKGTVTKIAD; this is encoded by the coding sequence ATGAAAAAAATAATACTTCTCCTCCCACTACTGTTACTAATGTCGTGTTATAATGTGGAACGCAACTGTGCAGCTTTCAAAACAGGCAAATTTAAATTTGAATATAAAGTAAACGGTGTCAAAAAAACAACTGTTTTTGAACGCAATGGCAGCATTGAAATTGAAACTTTTGAAGGAAAAACGGATACTGCTTCGATACGATGGGTAAACGATTGTGAATATATTTTGCGAAAATTGCATCCCAAAAACAAAGCAGAGGAAAAAGCAATCGACATGAAAATTTTGACAACATCAAAAAATTCCTATACCTTTGAATTTGGAATGGTTGGTGTAGATACAAAACAAAAAGGAACGGTTACGAAAATTGCGGATTAA
- the ychF gene encoding redox-regulated ATPase YchF: MKAGIVGLPNVGKSTLFNCLSNAKAQSANFPFCTIEPNIGVVNVPDSRIEKLEELVKPERVQMATVDIVDIAGLVKGASKGEGLGNQFLGNIRECNAIIHVLRCFDNDNIVHVDGNVNPIRDKETIDIELQLKDLENVEKRLEKVNRAAKTGNKEAQTEKALLDRIRETLLQAKSARTVTPQNNDEEVLMESFQLITAKPVLYVCNVDENSAVNGNAYVDQIRELVKDEDAEVIILSVGAEADITELESYEERQVFLEDMGLTEPGASVLIRAAYKLLKQQTYFTAGVKEVRAWTINIGATAPQAAGVIHTDFEKGFIRAEVIAYEDFVQYGSEAKCKEAGKFKVEGKEYVVKDGDVMHFRFNV; the protein is encoded by the coding sequence ATGAAAGCAGGAATTGTAGGATTGCCAAATGTTGGAAAATCAACATTGTTTAATTGTTTGTCAAATGCAAAAGCGCAAAGTGCCAACTTTCCTTTTTGTACAATCGAACCTAATATAGGTGTAGTAAATGTTCCTGATTCCAGAATTGAAAAACTGGAAGAATTGGTTAAACCAGAACGCGTACAAATGGCAACAGTTGATATTGTTGATATTGCAGGTTTAGTTAAAGGAGCCAGCAAAGGCGAAGGTTTAGGAAATCAGTTTCTTGGTAATATTAGAGAATGTAATGCGATTATTCACGTATTGCGTTGTTTTGACAATGATAATATTGTTCACGTGGACGGAAATGTAAATCCAATTCGTGACAAAGAAACGATTGATATCGAGTTGCAATTGAAAGATTTAGAGAATGTTGAAAAACGTTTGGAAAAAGTAAATCGTGCCGCCAAAACAGGAAACAAAGAGGCGCAAACCGAAAAAGCACTTTTAGATAGAATTAGAGAAACGTTACTTCAAGCAAAATCAGCTAGAACGGTGACTCCGCAAAACAACGATGAAGAAGTTTTAATGGAATCTTTTCAACTGATTACGGCAAAACCAGTTTTGTACGTTTGTAATGTAGATGAGAATTCAGCGGTAAACGGAAATGCCTACGTAGATCAGATTCGGGAATTAGTAAAAGATGAAGATGCCGAAGTAATCATTCTTTCGGTAGGAGCTGAGGCTGATATTACTGAATTGGAAAGTTATGAAGAGCGTCAGGTTTTTCTTGAAGATATGGGATTAACGGAGCCTGGAGCATCCGTTTTGATTCGTGCAGCTTATAAATTATTAAAACAGCAAACCTATTTTACGGCTGGTGTCAAAGAAGTTCGCGCCTGGACGATCAATATTGGAGCAACTGCACCACAAGCAGCTGGGGTTATCCACACGGATTTCGAAAAAGGTTTCATCCGCGCCGAAGTTATTGCTTATGAAGATTTTGTGCAATACGGTTCTGAAGCCAAATGCAAAGAGGCTGGAAAATTCAAAGTAGAAGGAAAAGAATATGTGGTTAAAGATGGTGATGTGATGCATTTCCGTTTTAACGTCTAA
- a CDS encoding DUF6095 family protein codes for MATNKELLSKGIKYLAGALPLLFIGPSLIYNAFMNKENAWHYLVLGIGIVFCLTAMFLMYLGLKTIMKSLFND; via the coding sequence ATGGCAACCAACAAAGAATTATTATCAAAAGGAATAAAATACCTGGCAGGAGCTTTACCGCTTTTGTTTATTGGTCCATCCTTGATTTATAACGCATTTATGAACAAGGAAAATGCTTGGCATTATTTAGTTTTGGGAATAGGAATAGTATTTTGCTTGACAGCAATGTTTCTGATGTATTTAGGATTAAAAACAATTATGAAAAGCTTATTTAACGACTAA